In Salvia miltiorrhiza cultivar Shanhuang (shh) unplaced genomic scaffold, IMPLAD_Smil_shh fragScaff_scaffold_112_2, whole genome shotgun sequence, the following proteins share a genomic window:
- the LOC131002349 gene encoding uncharacterized protein LOC131002349 isoform X2, with protein MANGDNGRCVFPLTGLQIGDLQSYLSHLSLFMASDSGKFYILVDNRPWLKVLVSRPTHLWQLMVTKSRLSPFANTKRRKDRKLMRELSDLDTSPSSNTSKLRNFKQWISLIDAVTLSRKRALLPVKKLRNSLIANSKLHRTLYGFIIFEVAWRDVRGINYLNELQTDTSLAMESKVMRRWEFDSVAQAANSISSWFPGTLNERILLKEHLDATIGEVFHDAQESFPRSDKKADINDIASDGTSVEAESPCSSSSSFNVYSVTMQNLTHRLHTPPPDGFPYKRRKLMSPIHFDLGTSSEEADAQNAEMLSHTPDMSDCEETLQPSIYRDVLILFRFDDRDLPFKLRDIIMSDLRLLTLLEAGLPSWVIFLQSYPVFCHLYRPWMCPLARACYVLISIVTVLIGFYDLYKNVPLLKATASRLFGPLFDWIESLEMISRIKYLGTMLFLHNFQKAIKWFLSATRTIRSFFTLVIEPMAGPFAEFLEFLLPLWTMFGEVAESLFSVVWTVAGSCFTMVGELIEILLLPLWYILSLVWNIAISVLYPVFWILWETLYAPIRLVLGFCSLVAYLCTLVYEMVGDLLLFAGSLVSFTRDVESTMSSYEVSIWRSLWNDLFSQIFRAVRSILNGFVAFFTTCNRHRLSTYNHMKELYHRLSRRPRRVGAQKTDQDPQTHISPRVGKSFVKPRSGVR; from the exons ATGGCGAATGGAGACAATGGCCGCTGCGTGTTTCCGTTGACAGGCTTACAAATtgg GGATTTGCAGTCCTATCTTTCACATCTCAGCCTATTTATGGCCTCTGACAGTGGGAAGTTCTATATCTTGGTGGACAACCGGCCTTGGTTGAAGGTTCTCGTGTCTCGGCCTACGCATTTGTGGCAGTTGATGGTCACTAAG TCCAGGTTGTCCCCCTTCGCGAACACAAAGAGGCGGAAGGATAGGAAATTGATGAGAGAACTTTCAGATTTAGATACTTCTCCCTCATCAAACACAAGTAAATTGAGAAACTTCAAACAGTGGATCTCGTTGATTGATGCAGTGACCTTATCCCGGAAGAGGGCTTTGTTACCTGTAAAGAAACTTAGGAATTCTCTGATTGCCAACAGCAAGTTGCACAGAACATTGTATGGCTTCATTATCTTTGAGGTTGCGTGGAGGGATGTACGTGGTATTAACTATTTGAACGAGCTTCAG ACTGATACATCGCTTGCAATGGAATCTAAAGTCATGAGAAGGTGGGAATTCGATAGTGTAGCCCAAGCAGCAAACTCAATTTCTTCATGGTTCCCTGGGACCCTCAACGAACGGATCCTTTTGAAAGAGCATTTGGATGCTACAATAG GAGAAGTTTTTCACGACGCACAAGAAAGTTTCCCAAGGAGTGACAAGAAGGCTGATATTAATGATATTGCAAGTGATGGCACAAGTGTTGAAGCTGAATCTCCATGCTCTTCGAGTAGCAGCTTTAACGTGTATTCAGTAACGATGCAAAACTTAACACATAGACTGCACACACCTCCTCCTGATGGTTTTCCTTACAAAAGGCGGAAACTTATGAGTCCTATACACTTTGATCTTGGGACATCTTCTGAAGAAGCAGACGCCCAAAATGCTGAGATGTTGTCTCACACCCCAGATATGAGTGACTGTGAAGAAACACTCCAACCTTCCATATACCGTGATGTTTTGATTTTATTCCGGTTTGATGATCGTGACCTTCCTTTCAAATTAAGAGACATAATTATGTCTGATCTGCGGTTACTTACTCTACTTGAAGCCGGACTTCCATCATGGGTTATTTTCCTTCAATCCTATCCAGTATTTTGCCATCTTTATCGTCCATGGATGTGTCCATTGGCCAGGGCTTGCTACGTGCTTATATCCATCGTCACTGTCCTCATTGGGTTTTACGACTTGTATAAAAACGTACCTCTCCTTAAGGCCACAGCATCTAGGTTGTTCGGGCCCCTGTTCGACTGGATAGAATCATTGGAAATGATATCAAGAATCAAGTATTTAGGGACCATGTTATTCCTTCATAATTTTCAAAAGGCGATTAAGTGGTTTCTTTCTGCAACGAGAACTATCCGTTCATTTTTCACATTAGTTATAGAGCCAATGGCTGGACCATTTGCTGAGTTCTTGGAATTCTTACTTCCTCTTTGGACTATGTTCGGAGAAGTTGCCGAGAGTCTCTTTTCAGTCGTGTGGACGGTGGCCGGGTCTTGTTTCACAATGGTCGGAGAGCTCATAGAGATTTTATTGTTGCCGTTATGGTATATCTTGTCTCTTGTGTGGAATATTG CAATATCCGTTTTATATCCGGTATTCTGGATCCTGTGGGAAACTCTTTATGCTCCAATCCGACTCGTCCTTGGATTTTGTAGCCTCGTGGCATACTTATGTACTCTTGTCTATGAAATGGTTGGAGATTTGTTGCTATTCGCCGGCAGCCTAGTCAGTTTTACTAGGGATGTCGAATCAACAATGAGCTCGTACGAGGTGTCAATCTGGCGCTCTCTATGGAATGACCTTTTCTCTCAG ATTTTCCGTGCTGTCCGTAGTATCCTCAACGGTTTTGTGGCTTTCTTCACTACGTGCAACAGACACCGGCTGAG CACCTATAATCATATGAAGGAGTTATACCACAGATTGTCGCGCAGACCCAGAAGGGTGGGTGCTCAAAAAACTGATCAAGATCCACAAACTCATATATCC CCACGAGTTGGGAAGAGTTTCGTCAAGCCCAGGAGCGGGGTTAGATGA
- the LOC131002349 gene encoding uncharacterized protein LOC131002349 isoform X1 — protein MANGDNGRCVFPLTGLQIGDLQSYLSHLSLFMASDSGKFYILVDNRPWLKVLVSRPTHLWQLMVTKSRLSPFANTKRRKDRKLMRELSDLDTSPSSNTSKLRNFKQWISLIDAVTLSRKRALLPVKKLRNSLIANSKLHRTLYGFIIFEVAWRDVRGINYLNELQTDTSLAMESKVMRRWEFDSVAQAANSISSWFPGTLNERILLKEHLDATIGEVFHDAQESFPRSDKKADINDIASDGTSVEAESPCSSSSSFNVYSVTMQNLTHRLHTPPPDGFPYKRRKLMSPIHFDLGTSSEEADAQNAEMLSHTPDMSDCEETLQPSIYRDVLILFRFDDRDLPFKLRDIIMSDLRLLTLLEAGLPSWVIFLQSYPVFCHLYRPWMCPLARACYVLISIVTVLIGFYDLYKNVPLLKATASRLFGPLFDWIESLEMISRIKYLGTMLFLHNFQKAIKWFLSATRTIRSFFTLVIEPMAGPFAEFLEFLLPLWTMFGEVAESLFSVVWTVAGSCFTMVGELIEILLLPLWYILSLVWNIAISVLYPVFWILWETLYAPIRLVLGFCSLVAYLCTLVYEMVGDLLLFAGSLVSFTRDVESTMSSYEVSIWRSLWNDLFSQIFRAVRSILNGFVAFFTTCNRHRLSTYNHMKELYHRLSRRPRRVGAQKTDQDPQTHISVSISPSSTRFIVITPYIHETWWLKLCSIT, from the exons ATGGCGAATGGAGACAATGGCCGCTGCGTGTTTCCGTTGACAGGCTTACAAATtgg GGATTTGCAGTCCTATCTTTCACATCTCAGCCTATTTATGGCCTCTGACAGTGGGAAGTTCTATATCTTGGTGGACAACCGGCCTTGGTTGAAGGTTCTCGTGTCTCGGCCTACGCATTTGTGGCAGTTGATGGTCACTAAG TCCAGGTTGTCCCCCTTCGCGAACACAAAGAGGCGGAAGGATAGGAAATTGATGAGAGAACTTTCAGATTTAGATACTTCTCCCTCATCAAACACAAGTAAATTGAGAAACTTCAAACAGTGGATCTCGTTGATTGATGCAGTGACCTTATCCCGGAAGAGGGCTTTGTTACCTGTAAAGAAACTTAGGAATTCTCTGATTGCCAACAGCAAGTTGCACAGAACATTGTATGGCTTCATTATCTTTGAGGTTGCGTGGAGGGATGTACGTGGTATTAACTATTTGAACGAGCTTCAG ACTGATACATCGCTTGCAATGGAATCTAAAGTCATGAGAAGGTGGGAATTCGATAGTGTAGCCCAAGCAGCAAACTCAATTTCTTCATGGTTCCCTGGGACCCTCAACGAACGGATCCTTTTGAAAGAGCATTTGGATGCTACAATAG GAGAAGTTTTTCACGACGCACAAGAAAGTTTCCCAAGGAGTGACAAGAAGGCTGATATTAATGATATTGCAAGTGATGGCACAAGTGTTGAAGCTGAATCTCCATGCTCTTCGAGTAGCAGCTTTAACGTGTATTCAGTAACGATGCAAAACTTAACACATAGACTGCACACACCTCCTCCTGATGGTTTTCCTTACAAAAGGCGGAAACTTATGAGTCCTATACACTTTGATCTTGGGACATCTTCTGAAGAAGCAGACGCCCAAAATGCTGAGATGTTGTCTCACACCCCAGATATGAGTGACTGTGAAGAAACACTCCAACCTTCCATATACCGTGATGTTTTGATTTTATTCCGGTTTGATGATCGTGACCTTCCTTTCAAATTAAGAGACATAATTATGTCTGATCTGCGGTTACTTACTCTACTTGAAGCCGGACTTCCATCATGGGTTATTTTCCTTCAATCCTATCCAGTATTTTGCCATCTTTATCGTCCATGGATGTGTCCATTGGCCAGGGCTTGCTACGTGCTTATATCCATCGTCACTGTCCTCATTGGGTTTTACGACTTGTATAAAAACGTACCTCTCCTTAAGGCCACAGCATCTAGGTTGTTCGGGCCCCTGTTCGACTGGATAGAATCATTGGAAATGATATCAAGAATCAAGTATTTAGGGACCATGTTATTCCTTCATAATTTTCAAAAGGCGATTAAGTGGTTTCTTTCTGCAACGAGAACTATCCGTTCATTTTTCACATTAGTTATAGAGCCAATGGCTGGACCATTTGCTGAGTTCTTGGAATTCTTACTTCCTCTTTGGACTATGTTCGGAGAAGTTGCCGAGAGTCTCTTTTCAGTCGTGTGGACGGTGGCCGGGTCTTGTTTCACAATGGTCGGAGAGCTCATAGAGATTTTATTGTTGCCGTTATGGTATATCTTGTCTCTTGTGTGGAATATTG CAATATCCGTTTTATATCCGGTATTCTGGATCCTGTGGGAAACTCTTTATGCTCCAATCCGACTCGTCCTTGGATTTTGTAGCCTCGTGGCATACTTATGTACTCTTGTCTATGAAATGGTTGGAGATTTGTTGCTATTCGCCGGCAGCCTAGTCAGTTTTACTAGGGATGTCGAATCAACAATGAGCTCGTACGAGGTGTCAATCTGGCGCTCTCTATGGAATGACCTTTTCTCTCAG ATTTTCCGTGCTGTCCGTAGTATCCTCAACGGTTTTGTGGCTTTCTTCACTACGTGCAACAGACACCGGCTGAG CACCTATAATCATATGAAGGAGTTATACCACAGATTGTCGCGCAGACCCAGAAGGGTGGGTGCTCAAAAAACTGATCAAGATCCACAAACTCATATATCCGTAAGTATATCTCCAAGCTCGACTCGCTTCATAGTCATAACGCCTTACATACACGAGACGTGGTGGTTGAAATTATGTTCTATTACTTGA
- the LOC131002349 gene encoding uncharacterized protein LOC131002349 isoform X3 produces MRELSDLDTSPSSNTSKLRNFKQWISLIDAVTLSRKRALLPVKKLRNSLIANSKLHRTLYGFIIFEVAWRDVRGINYLNELQTDTSLAMESKVMRRWEFDSVAQAANSISSWFPGTLNERILLKEHLDATIGEVFHDAQESFPRSDKKADINDIASDGTSVEAESPCSSSSSFNVYSVTMQNLTHRLHTPPPDGFPYKRRKLMSPIHFDLGTSSEEADAQNAEMLSHTPDMSDCEETLQPSIYRDVLILFRFDDRDLPFKLRDIIMSDLRLLTLLEAGLPSWVIFLQSYPVFCHLYRPWMCPLARACYVLISIVTVLIGFYDLYKNVPLLKATASRLFGPLFDWIESLEMISRIKYLGTMLFLHNFQKAIKWFLSATRTIRSFFTLVIEPMAGPFAEFLEFLLPLWTMFGEVAESLFSVVWTVAGSCFTMVGELIEILLLPLWYILSLVWNIAISVLYPVFWILWETLYAPIRLVLGFCSLVAYLCTLVYEMVGDLLLFAGSLVSFTRDVESTMSSYEVSIWRSLWNDLFSQIFRAVRSILNGFVAFFTTCNRHRLSTYNHMKELYHRLSRRPRRVGAQKTDQDPQTHISVSISPSSTRFIVITPYIHETWWLKLCSIT; encoded by the exons ATGAGAGAACTTTCAGATTTAGATACTTCTCCCTCATCAAACACAAGTAAATTGAGAAACTTCAAACAGTGGATCTCGTTGATTGATGCAGTGACCTTATCCCGGAAGAGGGCTTTGTTACCTGTAAAGAAACTTAGGAATTCTCTGATTGCCAACAGCAAGTTGCACAGAACATTGTATGGCTTCATTATCTTTGAGGTTGCGTGGAGGGATGTACGTGGTATTAACTATTTGAACGAGCTTCAG ACTGATACATCGCTTGCAATGGAATCTAAAGTCATGAGAAGGTGGGAATTCGATAGTGTAGCCCAAGCAGCAAACTCAATTTCTTCATGGTTCCCTGGGACCCTCAACGAACGGATCCTTTTGAAAGAGCATTTGGATGCTACAATAG GAGAAGTTTTTCACGACGCACAAGAAAGTTTCCCAAGGAGTGACAAGAAGGCTGATATTAATGATATTGCAAGTGATGGCACAAGTGTTGAAGCTGAATCTCCATGCTCTTCGAGTAGCAGCTTTAACGTGTATTCAGTAACGATGCAAAACTTAACACATAGACTGCACACACCTCCTCCTGATGGTTTTCCTTACAAAAGGCGGAAACTTATGAGTCCTATACACTTTGATCTTGGGACATCTTCTGAAGAAGCAGACGCCCAAAATGCTGAGATGTTGTCTCACACCCCAGATATGAGTGACTGTGAAGAAACACTCCAACCTTCCATATACCGTGATGTTTTGATTTTATTCCGGTTTGATGATCGTGACCTTCCTTTCAAATTAAGAGACATAATTATGTCTGATCTGCGGTTACTTACTCTACTTGAAGCCGGACTTCCATCATGGGTTATTTTCCTTCAATCCTATCCAGTATTTTGCCATCTTTATCGTCCATGGATGTGTCCATTGGCCAGGGCTTGCTACGTGCTTATATCCATCGTCACTGTCCTCATTGGGTTTTACGACTTGTATAAAAACGTACCTCTCCTTAAGGCCACAGCATCTAGGTTGTTCGGGCCCCTGTTCGACTGGATAGAATCATTGGAAATGATATCAAGAATCAAGTATTTAGGGACCATGTTATTCCTTCATAATTTTCAAAAGGCGATTAAGTGGTTTCTTTCTGCAACGAGAACTATCCGTTCATTTTTCACATTAGTTATAGAGCCAATGGCTGGACCATTTGCTGAGTTCTTGGAATTCTTACTTCCTCTTTGGACTATGTTCGGAGAAGTTGCCGAGAGTCTCTTTTCAGTCGTGTGGACGGTGGCCGGGTCTTGTTTCACAATGGTCGGAGAGCTCATAGAGATTTTATTGTTGCCGTTATGGTATATCTTGTCTCTTGTGTGGAATATTG CAATATCCGTTTTATATCCGGTATTCTGGATCCTGTGGGAAACTCTTTATGCTCCAATCCGACTCGTCCTTGGATTTTGTAGCCTCGTGGCATACTTATGTACTCTTGTCTATGAAATGGTTGGAGATTTGTTGCTATTCGCCGGCAGCCTAGTCAGTTTTACTAGGGATGTCGAATCAACAATGAGCTCGTACGAGGTGTCAATCTGGCGCTCTCTATGGAATGACCTTTTCTCTCAG ATTTTCCGTGCTGTCCGTAGTATCCTCAACGGTTTTGTGGCTTTCTTCACTACGTGCAACAGACACCGGCTGAG CACCTATAATCATATGAAGGAGTTATACCACAGATTGTCGCGCAGACCCAGAAGGGTGGGTGCTCAAAAAACTGATCAAGATCCACAAACTCATATATCCGTAAGTATATCTCCAAGCTCGACTCGCTTCATAGTCATAACGCCTTACATACACGAGACGTGGTGGTTGAAATTATGTTCTATTACTTGA